Proteins from one Nicotiana tomentosiformis unplaced genomic scaffold, ASM39032v3 Un00189, whole genome shotgun sequence genomic window:
- the LOC138903936 gene encoding uncharacterized protein, with amino-acid sequence MTFLGHAVSGEGIKRDLNLRHHRWIELLKDYDITILYHPGKGNVVRDAISRKAESIGSLAFISAEERPLALDIQSMANRLVRLDISEHSRVLACVVDQSSLFERIKVHQYDDPHLLVLGETVLQGGAK; translated from the exons ATGACATTCTTGGGGCATGctgtatcaggtgagggtattaag agggatcttaatttgaggcatcaTAGGTGgattgagttactgaaggactatgatattaccatcctttatcatcccgGCAAGGGGAATGTGGTTAGAGATGCCATAAGCAGAAAGGCCGAGAGTATAGGTAGTTTGgccttcatttcagcagaggagaggccattggctttggacattcagtccatggctaacagacttgtgaggttggatatttcagagcacagtcgagttcttgcatgtgttgttgatCAATCTTCATTATTTGAGCGAATCAAGGTTCATCAGTACGATGATCCGCACTTGCTGGTTCTtggagagacggtactacagggtggtgccaagtag